From a region of the Hallerella porci genome:
- a CDS encoding MATE family efflux transporter — MPVNLTQGSILKNIAVFSIPYLAAYFLQTLYGLADLFIIGQYEGAKSITAVAVGSQAMHFLTVMIVGLAMGVTVLISKAVGAKNFRSISRITGNTILLFSAVACISTVVLLFFCSSIVSILQTPTEAVEETKNYLKICFAGIPFIIAYNLIAAIFRGLGDSKHPMYFIAFACILNIFLDFIFMGVLKWGAKGAALATIIAQALSVFISLIAAKKLHLGIPLTRRDFRIHKKILQAIWSIGSPIALQDGFIQVSFLFITMIANSRGLEIAAAVGIVEKIICFLFLVPSAMLSTISAIAAQNLGAGFHERAKKTLWAGTSIAVGIGIIFAVLFQFISEPSLKLFTSETAVILFGVQYLRTYVIDCFFASIHFCFSGYFTACGYSIISFVHNLFSIILFRIPGTWLAAKYFPDSLYAMGLAAPLGSLFSVIVCVAVFIWLQKRIAKKSIMH, encoded by the coding sequence ATGCCTGTTAATTTAACGCAAGGAAGTATTTTAAAAAATATTGCGGTCTTTTCGATTCCGTATTTGGCGGCGTATTTTTTGCAAACTCTTTATGGCCTCGCGGACCTTTTTATTATCGGACAATACGAAGGCGCCAAATCGATTACCGCAGTTGCCGTCGGAAGCCAAGCGATGCATTTTTTGACCGTGATGATTGTCGGGCTTGCGATGGGCGTGACGGTTTTAATTAGCAAAGCGGTGGGCGCAAAAAATTTTCGAAGCATTTCTCGCATCACAGGAAATACGATTTTATTGTTTAGCGCTGTCGCATGTATTTCGACTGTTGTGCTTTTGTTTTTTTGTTCAAGCATTGTGTCCATTTTACAAACGCCAACCGAAGCGGTAGAAGAAACAAAAAATTATTTGAAAATTTGCTTTGCCGGAATTCCATTCATCATTGCATACAACTTAATCGCTGCAATTTTCCGCGGGCTAGGCGATTCAAAACATCCGATGTACTTTATTGCGTTTGCGTGCATTTTAAATATTTTTCTCGATTTTATTTTTATGGGCGTTTTAAAATGGGGCGCGAAGGGCGCTGCATTGGCAACGATTATTGCGCAAGCGTTAAGCGTTTTCATTTCGTTAATCGCCGCAAAAAAATTGCACCTTGGAATTCCTTTAACCCGCAGAGATTTTCGAATTCACAAAAAAATTCTTCAAGCTATTTGGAGCATTGGTTCGCCGATTGCGTTACAAGACGGATTTATTCAAGTTTCGTTTTTGTTCATCACGATGATTGCGAATAGTCGCGGTTTAGAAATTGCAGCCGCCGTAGGAATTGTCGAAAAAATTATTTGCTTTTTATTCTTAGTGCCGTCTGCGATGCTTTCAACAATTTCTGCCATCGCTGCGCAAAATTTAGGTGCGGGATTTCACGAACGAGCCAAGAAAACTCTTTGGGCGGGCACAAGTATTGCTGTGGGAATCGGAATTATTTTTGCCGTTTTATTTCAATTTATTTCAGAGCCTTCGCTCAAACTTTTTACAAGCGAAACAGCAGTCATTTTATTTGGCGTGCAATATTTGCGCACGTATGTAATCGATTGCTTTTTTGCTTCCATTCATTTTTGCTTTAGCGGATATTTTACTGCGTGCGGCTATTCGATTATTTCGTTTGTTCACAATTTATTTTCAATTATTTTATTTCGCATTCCGGGCACATGGCTCGCTGCAAAATATTTTCCCGATTCGCTTTATGCGATGGGACTTGCCGCTCCTTTGGGCTCTTTATTTTCCGTTATCGTTTGCGTCGCCGTATTTATTTGGCTTCAAAAAAGAATTGCCAAAAAATCGATTATGCACTAG
- the coaBC gene encoding bifunctional phosphopantothenoylcysteine decarboxylase/phosphopantothenate--cysteine ligase CoaBC yields MNLSGKKILLGVTGSIAAYKACELLRLLQKEGAEVRVAMTEAATKFVAPLTFASLSKCPVYTKDGNPEGRPFQHIDFPRWADLFLAAPASADCIGKMANGIADDPVSLCYMSSACPKWIAPAMNTTMFLSPAVKRNLITLRSFSDTQILESPSGELACGENGPGRFMEPAEIVRALKNFREKENGKTVLITAGRTEEAIDPVRYISNRSSGKTAVALAEAFWNAGYRVVFVHGPMDISAPTFAENVRIKNSLEMYQAVMQRESEVNAIVHCAAVADYRPKHVSQTKIKDSRSQLNLELEPNPNILRDSVKNKSAGQIIVGFGLETDDVKNHGAEKFEKSGADLLVLNTPVMQNAGFGFDRVPFAILEKNAPIPELQMHTKSELAQKIADKVTCLLESSHA; encoded by the coding sequence ATGAATCTTTCGGGAAAGAAAATTCTTTTGGGCGTTACCGGAAGCATCGCGGCGTATAAAGCTTGCGAACTTTTGCGCTTACTTCAAAAAGAAGGTGCCGAAGTCCGCGTGGCGATGACGGAAGCGGCGACGAAATTTGTCGCACCTTTAACTTTTGCTTCGCTTTCTAAATGTCCGGTTTATACAAAAGATGGAAATCCCGAAGGACGTCCGTTTCAACACATCGACTTTCCGCGTTGGGCAGATCTTTTTTTAGCGGCGCCCGCCTCGGCGGATTGCATTGGAAAAATGGCGAATGGAATTGCCGACGATCCGGTTTCGCTTTGCTATATGTCGAGCGCTTGCCCAAAATGGATTGCGCCCGCGATGAATACGACGATGTTTTTATCGCCGGCGGTAAAGCGCAATTTGATAACTCTCCGTTCTTTTTCGGATACGCAAATTTTAGAATCGCCGAGCGGAGAACTCGCTTGCGGAGAAAATGGACCGGGACGATTTATGGAGCCCGCAGAAATTGTGCGCGCTCTCAAAAATTTTCGTGAAAAAGAAAATGGAAAAACTGTTTTAATTACCGCGGGCAGAACCGAAGAAGCAATTGACCCGGTGCGTTATATTTCAAATCGTTCGAGTGGAAAAACTGCAGTCGCTCTCGCTGAAGCATTTTGGAATGCGGGTTATCGCGTCGTTTTTGTGCACGGCCCGATGGATATTTCTGCGCCAACTTTTGCTGAAAATGTCCGCATAAAAAATTCGCTCGAAATGTATCAAGCGGTGATGCAAAGAGAATCGGAAGTAAACGCAATCGTGCATTGCGCAGCCGTTGCCGATTATCGTCCGAAGCATGTTTCTCAAACGAAAATCAAAGATAGTCGCAGTCAACTTAATTTGGAATTGGAACCGAATCCGAATATTTTGCGGGACTCGGTGAAGAATAAATCTGCAGGTCAAATCATCGTAGGCTTTGGGCTCGAAACGGATGATGTAAAAAATCATGGCGCAGAAAAATTTGAAAAAAGTGGCGCCGATTTACTCGTACTCAATACGCCTGTAATGCAAAATGCGGGCTTTGGATTTGACCGCGTTCCGTTTGCGATTCTCGAAAAAAATGCGCCGATTCCCGAATTGCAAATGCACACAAAATCGGAATTAGCACAAAAAATTGCAGATAAAGTAACTTGCTTGTTGGAGTCTTCTCATGCCTGA
- a CDS encoding NAD(P)/FAD-dependent oxidoreductase — MQNDFDVLIIGKGPAGISAALYALRAGLSVLIVAKDAGALSRAHAIANYYGLESAITGKELAQRGEDQAKKLGAEFFTGEVIDLMFAEKFHVRVKYENAETEFLAKSVIIAAGSVRSKAPVPGLDAFEGKGVSYCAVCDGFFYRKKNVAVLGSGAYALAEASELLPLAASVSICTLGEKTTVEIPADYALETEKIVAVEGEGKVQKIRFESGKEIAVDGIFVAIGTASAADLARKTGAAVQKNKLAVDEKRMTTVPGLFAAGDCLGGILQVAVAVGDGAKAGLGAIEFVRNLKAKESK; from the coding sequence ATGCAGAATGATTTTGATGTCTTGATTATCGGGAAAGGTCCCGCTGGAATTTCTGCAGCACTTTATGCTTTGCGCGCAGGGCTTTCGGTTTTAATCGTCGCAAAAGATGCGGGCGCACTTTCTCGGGCACATGCCATCGCCAATTATTACGGCTTAGAAAGCGCCATCACGGGCAAGGAACTTGCGCAACGCGGTGAAGATCAAGCGAAGAAATTAGGCGCAGAATTTTTCACGGGAGAAGTCATCGATTTAATGTTTGCCGAAAAATTTCATGTGCGCGTGAAATACGAAAATGCGGAAACAGAATTTTTGGCGAAGTCGGTAATTATCGCAGCAGGTTCTGTGCGTTCGAAAGCTCCGGTTCCCGGCTTGGACGCGTTCGAAGGAAAAGGTGTTAGTTACTGCGCCGTGTGCGATGGATTTTTTTATCGCAAAAAAAATGTGGCAGTTCTCGGCAGCGGCGCGTATGCGCTCGCTGAAGCGAGTGAACTTTTACCGCTCGCCGCATCGGTTTCAATTTGCACATTAGGCGAAAAAACGACGGTGGAAATTCCCGCAGATTATGCGCTTGAAACCGAAAAAATTGTCGCAGTAGAAGGCGAAGGCAAAGTGCAAAAAATTCGCTTTGAAAGCGGAAAAGAAATTGCGGTTGATGGAATTTTTGTGGCGATTGGAACGGCGAGTGCCGCCGATTTGGCGCGCAAAACCGGAGCTGCTGTGCAGAAAAATAAACTCGCCGTTGACGAAAAACGCATGACAACAGTGCCGGGACTTTTTGCGGCGGGCGATTGCCTCGGAGGAATTTTGCAAGTAGCGGTTGCTGTTGGCGACGGTGCAAAAGCGGGCCTCGGGGCGATTGAATTTGTGCGAAATCTCAAAGCAAAGGAATCGAAATGA
- a CDS encoding extracellular solute-binding protein, with translation MNGKIKFLGILGILIAFTACQEKDSPKTAAKTQCPAAAQYPADADGEYDPMANLAAVPCGNIRLWGSAMPKSFNMWEDYNSFSAGLMNLMFEPLVSLHTTEDRPVGILADRWEISADSMTFTFHLDPRAKWSDGKSITAEDVQFYYDVIMNPKNLTPIFKVGLSRFSRPEIVDSLTIAITAKDVHWANFWEAAGLVAFPKHIWKDADFNQIRYKFPVVEGPYKISDFREDRYVELSRNADWWGYHKKWNHGKYNFEKIRYRFMEDRTKALEAFKKGDLDAYAVYTSSIWMKQTDFDAVKKGWAVKQRIFNREPIGFQGMAMNLRREKFQDVRVRKALSYLMNRKLMNEKYMYDQYFLLNSYYPDLWESHENPKALNYPFDMDQARKLFAEAGYVPGAKGMLEKEGKPFTISFITASEDMRHLTLYQEALQKAGIQVSIEQISQSTLRKRLDEADFDMYWIAWGSSRLNDPEASWSSATANDPGTNNVTGLQDAIVDSLVKLQKTEFDLKKRQEILRALDLRLTEIVPYVLMWQCDFHRILYWNRFGMPQNVYAKFGREDESIPIYWWLSTEKSEALNAAMDAGKELPIESADVRYQEVKNAE, from the coding sequence ATGAACGGGAAAATAAAATTTTTAGGAATTCTCGGAATTCTCATCGCATTCACCGCTTGCCAAGAAAAAGATTCGCCGAAAACGGCTGCAAAAACGCAGTGTCCAGCTGCAGCACAATATCCTGCGGATGCGGATGGTGAATACGATCCGATGGCAAATCTCGCGGCAGTTCCTTGCGGAAATATTCGCCTTTGGGGCTCTGCGATGCCGAAGTCTTTCAACATGTGGGAAGATTATAACAGCTTTAGCGCGGGCTTGATGAATTTAATGTTTGAGCCTCTCGTTTCGTTGCATACAACCGAAGATCGTCCGGTGGGAATTCTCGCTGATCGTTGGGAAATTTCTGCGGACAGCATGACATTTACATTTCATTTGGATCCGCGGGCAAAGTGGAGCGATGGCAAATCCATTACCGCCGAAGATGTGCAGTTTTATTACGACGTCATCATGAATCCGAAAAATTTAACGCCGATTTTTAAAGTCGGATTATCGCGTTTCTCGCGCCCCGAAATTGTGGATTCTCTCACGATTGCGATTACAGCAAAAGATGTGCATTGGGCGAATTTTTGGGAAGCCGCAGGACTTGTCGCATTCCCCAAACATATTTGGAAAGACGCAGACTTTAATCAAATTCGTTACAAATTTCCGGTGGTCGAAGGCCCGTATAAAATTTCAGATTTTCGCGAAGATCGCTACGTAGAACTTTCTCGAAACGCAGATTGGTGGGGCTATCATAAAAAATGGAATCACGGAAAATATAATTTCGAAAAAATCCGTTACCGTTTTATGGAAGATCGCACGAAAGCGCTCGAAGCTTTCAAAAAAGGCGACTTGGACGCTTACGCAGTTTACACCTCATCGATTTGGATGAAGCAAACCGATTTCGATGCTGTGAAAAAAGGTTGGGCGGTAAAACAGCGCATTTTCAATCGCGAACCGATTGGCTTCCAAGGAATGGCGATGAATTTACGCCGCGAAAAATTTCAAGATGTCCGCGTGCGCAAAGCGCTTTCGTATTTGATGAATCGAAAATTGATGAACGAAAAATATATGTACGATCAATATTTTTTGCTCAACAGTTATTATCCGGATTTATGGGAATCGCATGAAAATCCGAAAGCGTTAAATTATCCGTTTGATATGGATCAAGCGCGAAAACTTTTCGCCGAAGCGGGTTACGTTCCTGGCGCCAAAGGAATGCTTGAAAAAGAAGGGAAGCCGTTTACGATTTCGTTTATCACGGCGAGCGAAGATATGCGGCATTTGACTCTTTATCAAGAAGCGTTGCAAAAAGCGGGCATTCAAGTTTCCATCGAACAAATTTCGCAAAGTACTCTCCGCAAACGTTTGGATGAAGCGGACTTTGATATGTATTGGATTGCTTGGGGAAGCTCTCGGTTAAATGATCCCGAAGCATCGTGGTCGAGTGCAACGGCAAATGATCCCGGAACCAATAATGTTACCGGTTTACAAGATGCGATTGTCGATAGTCTTGTAAAATTGCAAAAGACAGAATTTGATTTGAAAAAGCGCCAAGAAATTTTGCGGGCGTTAGATTTACGTTTAACCGAAATTGTGCCGTATGTACTTATGTGGCAATGCGATTTTCATCGGATTCTTTACTGGAATCGTTTCGGAATGCCGCAAAATGTTTATGCAAAATTTGGACGCGAAGACGAAAGCATTCCGATTTATTGGTGGCTTTCTACGGAAAAATCCGAAGCGTTAAATGCAGCGATGGACGCGGGAAAAGAACTTCCTATTGAATCCGCAGATGTGCGTTATCAAGAGGTGAAAAATGCAGAATGA
- the rnc gene encoding ribonuclease III, whose amino-acid sequence MEEKQGKNVIRRIFLWFRKKSGNDLEKSLGYEFKNPEYLAHALVHRSWLSGKEMPYWENNERLEFLGDSVLNMLVTEYLYKTYPHLPEGDLSKMKSVIVSGQALTKIARSWNLGSYLRVGKGEAKNGGRDRDSVLEDAFEAILGAIYLDSDIKQCRKFLEKHIFPNVQEVVSESDFINYKSALLEYMQARSLPAPDYEVVSESGPEHCKIFEMTVMYDGHEYGRGKGASKKKAEQEAAKEALAKFQAEEAAKTNEALLNTKPQKVTKRSIARTEKAAREAAKGKKK is encoded by the coding sequence ATGGAAGAAAAACAAGGTAAAAATGTGATTCGCCGCATATTTTTGTGGTTCCGCAAAAAATCGGGAAATGACCTCGAAAAAAGTTTGGGTTATGAATTTAAAAATCCCGAATATTTAGCGCATGCGTTGGTGCATCGTTCTTGGCTTTCGGGCAAAGAAATGCCTTATTGGGAAAATAATGAACGCTTGGAATTTTTGGGCGATTCTGTTTTGAATATGCTCGTCACAGAATACCTTTATAAAACTTATCCGCATTTACCCGAAGGCGATCTTTCGAAGATGAAAAGCGTCATCGTTTCGGGACAAGCGCTTACGAAAATTGCCCGCAGTTGGAATTTGGGCTCGTATTTGCGCGTCGGAAAAGGCGAAGCGAAAAACGGTGGCCGTGATCGCGATAGCGTTTTGGAAGATGCGTTCGAAGCGATTCTCGGTGCTATTTATTTGGATAGCGACATTAAACAATGCCGAAAATTTTTGGAGAAACACATTTTCCCGAATGTGCAAGAAGTTGTCTCCGAATCGGATTTTATCAATTATAAAAGCGCCCTTTTGGAATATATGCAAGCGCGTTCATTGCCTGCGCCCGATTATGAAGTCGTTTCGGAATCCGGGCCGGAGCACTGCAAAATTTTTGAGATGACGGTGATGTACGATGGCCACGAATATGGTCGCGGAAAAGGCGCTTCCAAAAAGAAAGCAGAACAAGAAGCTGCCAAAGAAGCTCTTGCAAAATTTCAAGCGGAAGAAGCTGCCAAAACAAACGAAGCTCTTCTCAATACGAAACCGCAAAAAGTGACAAAGCGTTCCATCGCCCGCACCGAAAAAGCGGCGCGCGAAGCTGCAAAAGGAAAAAAGAAATGA